The Fusarium musae strain F31 chromosome 10, whole genome shotgun sequence genome window below encodes:
- a CDS encoding hypothetical protein (EggNog:ENOG41) codes for MRNTKRQSAPLVISMKVLVILAHPEPQSFNGSLFQVSVNELKAQGHQVKTSDLYSMKWKTEIDRADFPDLATDARLKVAYASRDSYTSGNLTKDVKTEQEKLLWADVVLFHFPLWWYTMPAILKGWVERVFSMGFAYGYGEHSDKHYGDRYGEGVFAGKRAMLVVTAGGQKEHFSTRGIAGPIDDLLFPINHGVLYYPGFQVLPSHIVYQTDRLDEAGFEKEAEALREKLRHLETTKPIAYRSQNGGEYEIPSLTLKPGLEGKNASGFSIHIRDGGVANE; via the coding sequence atGCGGAATACTAAGCGCCAATCAGCACCTCTTGTTATCAGTATGAAGGTTCTCGTCATCCTTGCTCATCCTGAGCCCCAATCCTTCAATGGCTCTCTTTTCCAAGTCTCTGTCAACGAGctcaaagctcaaggtcaCCAAGTCAAGACCTCAGACCTGTACTCGATGAAATGGAAAACTGAGATTGATCGCGCAGACTTTCCTGATCTAGCGACCGATGCCCGTCTCAAGGTTGCTTACGCATCAAGGGATTCATACACATCAGGGAACCTCACCAAGGACGTCAAAACCGAACAAGAAAAGCTACTCTGGGCCGATGTCGTCCTATTTCACTTTCCCCTCTGGTGGTATACTATGCCCGCCATTCTAAAGGGCTGGGTCGAAAGAGTGTTTTCTATGGGTTTCGCTTATGGATATGGTGAACATAGCGATAAGCATTACGGCGACAGATATGGCGAGGGAGTGTTTGCGGGAAAGCGAGCAATGCTTGTCGTTACTGCAGGGGGCCAAAAAGAGCACTTCTCGACACGTGGAATCGCGGGTCCCATTGACGACTTACTATTCCCTATCAATCATGGGGTGCTATACTATCCCGGGTTTCAGGTTCTTCCATCTCACATCGTTTATCAGACTGATAGACTGGATGAAGCTGGATTTGAGAAGGAAGCGGAGGCGCTTCGTGAGAAGCTGAGGCATTTAGAAACCACTAAGCCCATTGCTTATAGGTCACAAAATGGAGGTGAATATGAGATACCCTCCTTGACTCTGAAGCCAGGGTTGGAGGGGAAAAACGCGAGTGGGTTTTCGATACACATTCGTGACGGCGGAGTTG